Genomic window (Nymphaea colorata isolate Beijing-Zhang1983 chromosome 1, ASM883128v2, whole genome shotgun sequence):
GGAAGGCAGGTtgaatttggaataaatgaattgggtgatgggaGAATACTAAGTTGCcagacgccaccaccaagaacacagagaagactcacatgcccgactaaggttggtaacctcagcacccccaagaagacgcaGAAAGACAACCGCATCCCAATGCGCAAGGCGATCCGAAGGCCGATTCTCATTTCAGATAAACTTACGAATAATCTTATCAAACAAACTTAGGACAGCTACAGGAGGCCGATAGACAGCCACAGCATGGAGAGAGACAGACGCAAGACAGTGCCTCGCAAGAGTAATACGGCCTGAAAGAGAAAGCAGTTTTCTCTGCCAACATTGAAGGCGATCAAtaagcttctgctccactcTATTCCAAAAGGATGGTGCAGGAGGCGATAACGTAATCTGAAGCCCCAAGTTGTCCATGGGCAGGCCAGCAGCCTTACACTCAAAGCATGCTTCAGCGAGAAGTACCGTGGCCGGAT
Coding sequences:
- the LOC116267091 gene encoding uncharacterized protein LOC116267091, whose product is MPSIINPLQVAFIKDRHLEDAVVLANEATVIGFLTLHSLPYLQTFSTLQYADDFFMFSNASRQEIVRTWLILRVFEVISGLSINSAKCHISVIHADPATVLLAEACFECKAAGLPMDNLGLQITLSPPAPSFWNRVEQKLIDRLQCWQRKLLSLSGRITLARHCLASVSLHAVAVYRPPVAVLSLFDKIIRKFI